The following are from one region of the Thiocapsa rosea genome:
- a CDS encoding AAA family ATPase: MPAASAHPLRIAIVGKGGAGKTTVAGALARTLVEQGRRVLALDADPDANLASVLPLDGAEPPQPLARQHDLIRTAAGVGALPLGFFQFNPDTGDLLLRGTVTWGCGNPLVALGWGKAGGEGCYCAEHAVLQRLLSDASALPADITLIDSEAGLEHLSRGTIAGVDLVLVVVEPGQRSLETAAAVRRLAADLGIARVHAVVCGYRNHGELLKLRCSLGDWPPVAAFPYDEQVREADLAGTPPPLTGEFLLAAETLTANILQLAGDLEAAVSA; the protein is encoded by the coding sequence ATGCCAGCCGCGAGCGCCCATCCGCTACGCATCGCGATCGTCGGCAAGGGCGGCGCTGGTAAGACGACCGTGGCTGGTGCGCTGGCGCGGACATTGGTAGAACAGGGTCGGCGCGTGCTGGCGCTGGATGCCGATCCGGATGCCAATCTGGCCTCGGTCCTGCCGCTCGATGGCGCGGAACCTCCGCAACCGCTCGCCCGTCAGCACGATCTGATTCGCACCGCTGCCGGCGTGGGCGCCTTGCCGCTCGGGTTCTTCCAGTTCAATCCCGACACCGGCGATCTCCTGCTGCGGGGAACCGTGACCTGGGGCTGCGGCAATCCGCTGGTGGCGCTCGGCTGGGGCAAGGCGGGCGGCGAGGGTTGTTATTGCGCCGAACATGCCGTTCTGCAGCGTCTGCTGTCCGATGCCTCGGCGCTGCCCGCCGATATTACGCTGATCGACAGCGAGGCCGGGCTGGAGCATCTGAGCCGGGGCACCATTGCCGGGGTCGATCTGGTGCTGGTGGTGGTGGAGCCGGGACAGCGCAGCCTGGAGACCGCCGCAGCGGTGCGGCGGCTCGCCGCCGATCTCGGAATCGCGCGCGTCCATGCCGTGGTGTGCGGCTATCGGAATCACGGGGAATTGCTGAAACTGCGCTGCTCGCTCGGCGACTGGCCGCCGGTTGCCGCCTTTCCCTACGATGAACAGGTGCGCGAGGCCGATCTGGCCGGCACCCCGCCACCTCTGACGGGCGAGTTCCTGCTTGCCGCGGAAACCCTAACGGCCAACATCCTGCAGCTGGCCGGCGATCTCGAGGCGGCGGTGAGTGCATGA
- a CDS encoding CysB family HTH-type transcriptional regulator — MNLQQLRIVRETVRRNFNLTEVANALYTAQSGVSKHIKDLEDELGMELFVRRGKRLLGLTEPGKELLPIVERILIDTQNMKHLGEQFAQQDTGHLAIATTHTQARYALPAVVTRFKQAFPKVYLELHECGPGEIVSLLRDGRVDIGIATEALGSEEDLVSFPYYRWRHAVIVPITHPLAGVAPLTLSAIADYPIITYYPGHTGRARIDAAFARAGLAPDVVMSALDADVIKAYVELGLGVGIIAAMAFDPARDAGLCLLDTPDMFDVNTARLGLRRGHYLRDYAVRFILECAPALTAEQVKEAVFPKAALP, encoded by the coding sequence ATGAACCTCCAACAACTGCGGATCGTCCGCGAGACGGTCCGGCGCAACTTCAACCTGACCGAGGTCGCGAACGCGCTCTATACCGCTCAATCCGGTGTCTCCAAACACATCAAGGATCTGGAGGACGAGCTCGGCATGGAGCTGTTCGTGCGCCGCGGCAAGCGGCTGCTCGGATTGACCGAGCCCGGCAAAGAGCTGCTGCCGATCGTCGAGCGCATCTTGATCGACACCCAGAACATGAAACATCTCGGCGAGCAATTCGCGCAGCAGGATACGGGTCACCTGGCCATCGCGACGACCCACACCCAGGCACGTTATGCCTTGCCTGCGGTGGTGACCCGATTCAAGCAGGCGTTTCCGAAGGTCTATCTGGAGCTCCACGAGTGCGGACCGGGGGAGATCGTCAGCCTGCTGCGCGACGGTCGGGTGGACATCGGGATCGCCACCGAGGCGCTCGGGAGCGAAGAGGATCTGGTCAGCTTCCCCTATTACCGGTGGCGGCATGCGGTGATCGTCCCGATCACCCATCCGCTGGCCGGGGTCGCGCCCCTGACCCTCAGCGCGATTGCAGACTATCCGATCATCACCTACTACCCGGGCCACACGGGCCGTGCGCGTATCGACGCCGCCTTCGCCCGCGCCGGACTGGCCCCCGATGTGGTCATGTCCGCGCTCGACGCCGATGTCATCAAGGCTTACGTGGAGCTGGGGCTGGGCGTCGGCATCATCGCGGCCATGGCCTTCGACCCCGCTCGCGATGCGGGCTTGTGCCTGCTCGACACCCCGGACATGTTCGACGTCAATACCGCCCGCCTGGGCCTGCGGCGCGGTCACTATCTGCGTGACTATGCGGTACGCTTCATTTTGGAATGCGCCCCGGCACTGACCGCGGAGCAGGTCAAGGAGGCGGTGTTCCCCAAGGCAGCGCTGCCCTGA
- a CDS encoding ABC transporter substrate-binding protein: MSTTLDLSRREFLRLSALLTAGATLPTWAAPADDTVRIGYLPITDSSPLLIAHARQLFEAEGLTAESPRLFRSWAQIVEAFMAGQVNVVHLLSPITVWARYGSHFPAKVTAWNHMAGSALTVAPSIESVKDLGGQQVAIPFWYSIHNVVLQQLLREAELTLVTRPKGKLAPNEVALTVMAPADMGSALANGSIAGFIVAEPFNAAAEIQGIGKILRFTGDFWNNHACCVVFQHEKDLQERPEWSQKVVNAVVKAQHWMRGHREETAALLARDGPGQYTPFPQPVLERVLVPNAERDREYLASGANRHTDWNRERIDFQPWPFPSYTEALVRALKETQVEGDNAFLADLDPAFVAGDLVDDRFVRNAVESLGGLTAFGVVGGWERTERIAV; the protein is encoded by the coding sequence ATGAGCACGACACTCGATCTCTCCCGGCGCGAGTTCCTGCGCCTGTCCGCGCTGCTCACCGCCGGCGCGACCCTGCCGACCTGGGCCGCGCCCGCGGACGACACGGTGCGCATCGGCTACCTGCCGATCACCGACAGCTCGCCGTTGTTGATCGCCCATGCCCGCCAACTTTTCGAGGCCGAGGGTCTCACGGCCGAGTCGCCACGGCTGTTCCGATCCTGGGCGCAGATCGTTGAGGCATTTATGGCCGGGCAGGTGAATGTGGTCCATCTGCTGTCGCCGATCACTGTTTGGGCACGCTATGGATCGCATTTCCCGGCCAAGGTGACGGCCTGGAATCACATGGCCGGATCGGCACTGACCGTCGCGCCGTCGATCGAGTCGGTCAAGGATCTCGGTGGCCAACAGGTCGCCATCCCCTTCTGGTACTCGATCCACAACGTGGTGCTGCAACAACTGCTGCGCGAGGCCGAGCTGACCCTGGTTACCCGCCCCAAGGGGAAGCTGGCACCGAACGAGGTCGCCCTCACGGTCATGGCCCCTGCCGACATGGGATCGGCGCTGGCGAACGGCTCCATTGCCGGCTTCATCGTTGCCGAACCCTTCAATGCCGCGGCCGAGATCCAGGGGATCGGCAAGATCCTGCGCTTCACCGGCGATTTCTGGAACAACCACGCCTGCTGCGTCGTGTTTCAGCATGAGAAGGACCTTCAGGAGCGACCCGAGTGGTCGCAGAAGGTCGTCAACGCCGTCGTCAAGGCCCAGCACTGGATGCGCGGCCACCGGGAGGAAACCGCCGCGTTGCTCGCCCGCGACGGGCCCGGTCAATACACCCCGTTCCCGCAACCCGTCCTGGAAAGGGTGCTGGTACCCAACGCCGAACGCGACCGCGAATATCTGGCCAGCGGCGCCAATCGCCATACCGACTGGAACCGCGAGCGGATCGACTTCCAACCCTGGCCCTTCCCCTCCTACACGGAGGCCTTGGTGCGGGCGCTGAAGGAGACGCAGGTCGAGGGCGACAACGCCTTTCTGGCCGATCTGGATCCGGCCTTCGTTGCCGGGGATCTGGTCGACGACCGCTTCGTGCGGAACGCGGTCGAGTCCCTCGGCGGGCTGACGGCCTTCGGCGTGGTCGGTGGTTGGGAGCGCACGGAGAGGATCGCGGTGTGA
- a CDS encoding DUF411 domain-containing protein, with amino-acid sequence MLPDTATLFPRNLLSGLVCAATLTFNAALAAEEDVLMHKDPNCGCCGQWAEHLRANGFSVKEIATREMDSIKRDAGVPPALASCHTARVGGYVVEGHVPADDIRRLLAERPSAIGISAPGMPLGSPGMEGAYPAESYQVISFDAEGKTQVFAEH; translated from the coding sequence ATGCTGCCCGATACCGCCACACTGTTTCCTCGAAACCTGCTCTCCGGCTTGGTTTGCGCGGCAACCTTGACCTTCAACGCCGCCTTGGCCGCCGAGGAGGATGTCTTGATGCACAAGGATCCGAACTGCGGCTGTTGCGGCCAGTGGGCCGAGCATCTGCGCGCGAACGGCTTCAGCGTGAAAGAGATCGCGACCCGTGAGATGGATTCGATCAAGCGCGACGCCGGGGTGCCCCCGGCTCTGGCCTCCTGTCATACCGCCCGGGTCGGCGGTTATGTCGTCGAGGGTCATGTCCCGGCTGACGATATCCGGCGTCTGCTCGCCGAGCGCCCGTCGGCGATCGGGATCTCGGCCCCCGGCATGCCGCTCGGCTCGCCGGGCATGGAAGGCGCCTACCCCGCCGAGTCCTATCAGGTAATAAGTTTCGATGCCGAGGGGAAAACGCAGGTGTTTGCCGAGCACTGA
- a CDS encoding c-type cytochrome, protein MRSIIKAAMLGVTLTLPAAVTQTASSDDRVDGQVRAWAASCAACHGTDGRAQKGMIALAGRDHEELYVALLEFKSGDRPATVMDQHAKGYTDDELAALAAWFAAQPKD, encoded by the coding sequence ATGAGATCCATTATTAAAGCTGCCATGCTCGGCGTGACCTTGACGCTGCCTGCGGCAGTGACTCAAACCGCATCCTCCGATGATCGGGTAGATGGCCAGGTCCGTGCCTGGGCCGCGTCCTGCGCCGCCTGCCATGGGACCGATGGCCGCGCACAGAAGGGCATGATCGCACTGGCCGGTCGTGATCACGAGGAACTCTACGTGGCGTTGCTCGAATTCAAGTCGGGAGATCGGCCGGCCACGGTCATGGACCAGCACGCCAAAGGTTATACGGACGACGAGCTGGCGGCCCTTGCTGCCTGGTTTGCGGCCCAACCGAAGGACTGA
- a CDS encoding NAD(P)/FAD-dependent oxidoreductase, with protein sequence MNRRTFLKTSAALATTLAAGPAAFAAGNVQGRVVVIGGGFGGATAAKYLKKWAPGLDVTLVERNSNFVSCPISNLVLAGVKDIEDITLAYDGLEKYDIRLVHDEAVAIDPDKREVRLANGDPLPWDRLIVAPGIDFLYDRIPGLDSPEAQSRVLHAWKAGPQTVELRKQLEALPDGDTFAISIPAPPYRCPPGPYERISLIANYFKQHKPRSKVIVLDANPEITSKKGLFLDAWDSLYKDIIEYRPNNQVVDFELAENRAILEFESVKADLFNVIPPQRSGLIATPLVTADDRWCGVEYLGFESLAIPGIHVIGDAIVASPGMPKSGFMANNHVKVAADAIIARLAGAEPNTAPIIANTCYSFVSDTQAVHVAGVYTFDAEKSTLLPVEGAGGLSPERNRLEADYALAWARNIWADVLT encoded by the coding sequence ATGAATCGACGCACCTTTCTTAAAACCTCGGCCGCTCTCGCCACGACGCTGGCTGCCGGCCCCGCTGCATTCGCCGCCGGTAATGTACAAGGACGCGTAGTCGTCATCGGCGGCGGATTCGGTGGCGCGACTGCGGCGAAGTATCTCAAGAAATGGGCGCCCGGCCTCGATGTCACCCTGGTCGAGCGCAATTCCAATTTCGTCTCCTGCCCCATCAGCAACCTGGTCCTGGCCGGAGTCAAGGACATCGAGGACATCACCCTCGCTTATGACGGACTGGAGAAGTATGACATCCGACTGGTCCACGACGAGGCCGTCGCCATCGATCCGGACAAGCGTGAGGTGCGCCTGGCCAACGGTGACCCGCTGCCGTGGGACAGGCTGATCGTCGCGCCCGGTATCGACTTTCTTTACGACCGCATTCCGGGTCTCGACTCCCCCGAGGCCCAGTCACGCGTGCTGCATGCATGGAAGGCCGGTCCGCAGACGGTGGAGTTGCGTAAGCAACTCGAAGCGCTGCCCGACGGCGACACCTTCGCCATCTCCATTCCCGCGCCGCCTTACCGTTGCCCACCCGGACCCTACGAGCGCATCAGCTTGATCGCCAATTATTTCAAGCAGCACAAGCCGCGCAGCAAGGTGATCGTGCTCGATGCCAACCCGGAGATTACCTCGAAGAAGGGCCTGTTTCTCGATGCCTGGGATAGCCTCTACAAGGACATTATCGAGTACCGACCCAATAACCAGGTGGTCGATTTCGAGCTTGCGGAGAATCGGGCGATCCTGGAATTCGAAAGTGTCAAGGCCGATCTCTTCAATGTCATCCCGCCGCAACGCTCCGGGCTCATCGCGACACCGCTCGTGACCGCCGACGATCGTTGGTGCGGGGTCGAGTATCTTGGTTTCGAGTCGCTGGCCATCCCCGGCATCCATGTCATCGGCGATGCCATTGTTGCGTCACCCGGCATGCCGAAATCGGGCTTCATGGCCAACAACCACGTGAAGGTGGCTGCCGATGCGATCATTGCCCGGCTCGCCGGCGCCGAGCCAAATACCGCGCCGATCATCGCCAATACCTGCTACAGCTTCGTGTCCGACACGCAGGCCGTCCATGTCGCAGGCGTCTACACGTTCGACGCCGAGAAGAGCACGCTACTGCCCGTGGAAGGGGCCGGCGGTCTCTCGCCGGAGCGTAACCGACTCGAGGCGGATTACGCGTTGGCATGGGCGCGCAACATCTGGGCCGATGTATTGACCTGA
- the cysW gene encoding sulfate ABC transporter permease subunit CysW → MGVAVVHARTDARRYEASAATREVLWVKWLILFAALSFFVLFLLLPLLAVFTEALRKGWGTYLTAVTEPDALAAVRLTLLVAAISVPLNLVFGVAAAWAIAKFEFRGKRFLTTLIDLPFSVSPVIAGLIFVLLFGAHGWFGAWLFEHDIKIIFAVPGIVLATVFITVPFVARELIPLMEAQGREEEEAAVVLGANGLQTLWRVTLPNIKWGLLYGVILCNARAMGEFGAVSVVSGHIRGHTNTMPLHVEILYNEYNFAAAFAVASLLALLALVTLGLKTFIEWKVERGLRDTV, encoded by the coding sequence ATGGGTGTCGCTGTCGTCCATGCCCGCACGGATGCTCGCCGCTATGAGGCCAGCGCGGCCACCCGCGAGGTTCTCTGGGTGAAGTGGCTGATCCTGTTTGCGGCACTGTCCTTCTTTGTGCTGTTCCTGCTGTTGCCGCTCCTCGCGGTCTTCACGGAGGCGCTGCGCAAGGGTTGGGGCACCTATCTTACGGCAGTGACCGAGCCGGACGCCTTGGCGGCGGTTCGCCTGACCTTGCTCGTTGCCGCCATCTCGGTGCCTCTCAATCTGGTGTTCGGGGTCGCAGCGGCCTGGGCGATCGCGAAGTTCGAGTTCCGCGGCAAGCGTTTTCTCACCACCCTGATCGATCTGCCATTCTCGGTTTCGCCGGTGATCGCGGGCCTGATCTTCGTCCTGCTGTTCGGCGCCCATGGCTGGTTCGGCGCCTGGCTGTTCGAGCATGACATCAAGATCATCTTCGCCGTCCCCGGGATCGTTCTGGCGACCGTGTTCATCACCGTTCCCTTCGTCGCCCGCGAGCTGATCCCCTTGATGGAGGCGCAGGGTCGCGAGGAAGAAGAGGCCGCCGTCGTGCTCGGCGCCAACGGTCTTCAAACCTTGTGGCGCGTGACGCTCCCCAACATCAAATGGGGCCTGCTCTACGGGGTGATCCTGTGCAACGCCCGCGCGATGGGCGAGTTCGGCGCGGTGAGCGTCGTCTCCGGCCATATCCGCGGTCACACCAACACCATGCCGCTGCATGTCGAGATCCTCTACAACGAATACAATTTCGCTGCGGCCTTCGCGGTAGCCTCGCTGTTGGCGCTGCTGGCGCTGGTGACCTTGGGGCTGAAGACCTTCATCGAGTGGAAGGTCGAGCGAGGCCTTCGGGACACCGTCTAA
- a CDS encoding sulfate/molybdate ABC transporter ATP-binding protein: MSIQVKEIHKQFGAFVALDQVSLDFPTGALTALLGPSGCGKTTLLRVIAGLETADSGRVILEGEDASDTHVRQRRVGFVFQHYALFRHMTVLENVAFGLRVKPRRERPDDAEIRRRVHRLLDLVQLDALAERFPAQLSGGQRQRVALARALAVEPRVLLLDEPFGALDAQVRKELRRWMRRLHDELKVTSIFVTHDQEEALEVSDRVVLMNRGRVEQVDTPTEVYEHPATPFVYGFLGAVNVFHGRIEGPHLRVGEATLPHQQTQVIHGAEAVAFSRPHELRIETDPDTPHGVAAVVERVLIFGADVRVELDSLPGAAVRGEPAHYEVVMPRAQVDALALTRGQMVRLVPARIRVFPSQAA; this comes from the coding sequence ATGAGCATCCAAGTCAAAGAGATTCATAAGCAATTCGGCGCGTTCGTCGCGCTGGATCAGGTGTCGCTCGATTTCCCGACCGGTGCCTTGACGGCGCTGCTGGGACCTTCGGGGTGCGGCAAGACCACGCTCTTGCGCGTCATCGCGGGCTTGGAAACAGCCGACTCCGGTCGCGTCATCCTGGAGGGCGAGGATGCCTCCGACACCCATGTGCGCCAACGACGGGTCGGGTTCGTCTTCCAGCACTATGCGCTCTTTCGTCACATGACCGTGCTCGAGAACGTCGCCTTCGGGCTGCGCGTGAAGCCACGACGCGAACGTCCCGACGACGCCGAGATTCGCCGGCGGGTCCATCGCCTGCTCGATCTGGTCCAGCTCGACGCGCTGGCCGAGCGCTTCCCGGCGCAGTTGTCCGGCGGTCAGCGCCAGCGCGTCGCGCTGGCCCGTGCCTTGGCCGTCGAGCCGCGCGTTCTGCTGCTCGACGAGCCGTTCGGTGCACTCGATGCCCAGGTGCGCAAGGAGCTGCGCCGCTGGATGAGGCGATTGCACGACGAGCTTAAGGTGACCTCGATCTTCGTCACGCACGACCAGGAAGAGGCCCTCGAGGTGTCGGATCGGGTGGTCCTGATGAACCGTGGCCGCGTCGAGCAGGTCGACACCCCGACCGAGGTCTACGAGCACCCGGCCACCCCCTTCGTCTACGGGTTTCTCGGCGCGGTCAATGTCTTTCACGGACGTATCGAGGGGCCGCATCTGCGCGTCGGCGAGGCGACCCTGCCGCACCAGCAGACACAGGTGATCCACGGCGCCGAAGCAGTGGCGTTCTCGCGCCCCCACGAGCTGAGGATCGAGACCGATCCGGACACGCCGCACGGGGTCGCGGCCGTCGTGGAGCGCGTCCTGATCTTCGGCGCCGACGTCCGGGTGGAACTCGACAGTCTACCGGGTGCCGCGGTGCGCGGAGAGCCGGCCCATTACGAGGTCGTTATGCCGCGTGCGCAGGTCGACGCCTTGGCGCTGACCCGCGGGCAAATGGTGCGGCTGGTCCCGGCCCGGATTCGCGTCTTCCCGAGTCAGGCGGCCTGA
- a CDS encoding ABC transporter ATP-binding protein, which produces MSTPLLSARGLALSYHCGAPPVFTGVDLAVRPREIVALVGESGCGKSSLLGLLGGLASPSAGAIHFRGTPVQRTPGEVAVVFQDPCLLPWLSVEGNAGFGLGFRRLGLPRAARRARVAAALADVGLAEHARRYPHQLSGGMAQRLALARALGRQPALILLDEPFSALDAITREAMQALLTELVHRRASAALLVTHDIDEALRVSDRVLLMGGRPAGIVGEWGLLGVLGPAPRARHTPRILDLRGEILDALTRHRTSQVPVHSVSARPASYRLPLDPLAISETP; this is translated from the coding sequence ATGTCGACACCGCTCCTCTCCGCGCGCGGGCTCGCCCTGAGCTACCATTGCGGCGCCCCACCCGTCTTCACGGGCGTGGATTTAGCCGTGCGTCCGCGTGAGATCGTCGCCCTGGTCGGCGAGTCAGGCTGCGGCAAGTCCTCGCTGCTCGGTCTGCTGGGCGGACTGGCCAGCCCCTCGGCGGGCGCGATCCATTTTCGCGGCACACCGGTCCAACGCACGCCGGGCGAGGTTGCGGTGGTGTTCCAGGATCCCTGTCTGCTGCCCTGGCTGTCGGTCGAGGGCAATGCCGGCTTTGGCCTGGGATTCCGCCGTCTCGGGCTGCCGCGCGCCGCGCGTCGGGCGCGGGTCGCTGCGGCCCTGGCCGATGTTGGACTGGCCGAGCACGCCCGACGCTACCCGCATCAGCTTTCCGGGGGCATGGCCCAGCGTCTGGCGCTGGCCCGTGCACTGGGACGCCAGCCGGCCCTGATCCTGCTCGACGAGCCTTTTTCCGCGTTGGACGCCATTACCCGCGAGGCGATGCAGGCCCTGCTGACCGAGCTGGTCCATCGGCGCGCGAGCGCGGCCCTGTTGGTCACCCACGACATCGACGAGGCCCTGCGGGTGTCGGATCGGGTGCTGCTGATGGGCGGACGCCCCGCCGGAATCGTCGGCGAATGGGGCCTGCTCGGCGTGTTGGGACCGGCCCCGCGGGCGCGGCATACCCCCCGGATCCTCGATCTGCGGGGTGAGATCCTCGACGCACTGACCCGGCACAGGACATCGCAGGTCCCCGTTCATAGCGTGTCGGCACGCCCCGCCTCATACCGTTTACCCCTCGACCCCCTGGCGATATCGGAGACTCCATGA
- a CDS encoding ABC transporter permease produces MSEAKEITEAQSLASSTPPAWPGRLHAQFLLPASGLVVTLLLWWLATQPGLGASAMAARFSPAATWEAIATLANTRELWPHTVDSLRRVIVGLALALGVGVPIGLLVGVSCAFERSTTATFQFLRMISPLSWMPLAVMALGIGDAPVYFLLAFAAVWPIALNVAAGVQAIDPRWLRLARSLAARRLEVLIGIIIPAIVSHLLTGVRLAIGLIWVVLVPAEMLGVHAGLGYFILDTRDRMAYGELMAVILFIGMLGYLLDLAARLAHRAWDRRD; encoded by the coding sequence GTGAGCGAGGCCAAGGAGATCACGGAGGCCCAATCCCTGGCGTCGTCCACCCCGCCCGCATGGCCTGGTCGGCTCCACGCCCAGTTCCTGCTGCCGGCCAGCGGACTTGTCGTGACCCTTCTGCTCTGGTGGCTGGCGACCCAGCCTGGCCTTGGCGCTTCGGCGATGGCTGCGCGCTTCTCGCCGGCAGCCACATGGGAGGCGATTGCAACGCTCGCGAACACCCGCGAGCTTTGGCCGCACACGGTCGACAGCTTGCGCCGTGTCATTGTCGGGCTCGCCTTGGCACTGGGCGTCGGCGTGCCGATCGGGCTGCTGGTCGGCGTCTCGTGCGCCTTCGAACGCTCCACCACGGCGACCTTTCAGTTCCTGCGGATGATCTCGCCGCTGTCCTGGATGCCGCTGGCGGTAATGGCGCTGGGTATCGGCGACGCGCCTGTCTATTTCCTGCTCGCTTTCGCTGCCGTCTGGCCCATCGCGCTGAACGTCGCCGCCGGGGTGCAGGCCATCGACCCGCGCTGGCTGCGCCTCGCCCGCAGCCTGGCCGCCCGGCGTCTGGAGGTGCTGATCGGCATCATCATCCCGGCCATCGTCAGCCACCTGCTGACCGGCGTGCGTTTGGCCATCGGGCTGATCTGGGTGGTGCTGGTCCCGGCCGAGATGCTCGGCGTCCACGCCGGACTCGGCTATTTCATTCTGGATACCCGCGATCGCATGGCCTACGGCGAGCTGATGGCCGTGATCCTCTTCATAGGCATGCTCGGCTATCTGCTCGATCTCGCTGCGCGCCTGGCTCATCGTGCCTGGGATCGGCGGGATTGA
- the cooS gene encoding anaerobic carbon-monoxide dehydrogenase catalytic subunit, which produces MSSRTSKDARKGFPTKADVMAQTPDPAVRQMLVQMETLGIETAFDRFDAQKAHCGFGLDGTCCRICNMGPCKVTARSPRGVCGADADLIVARNILRWVAAGVASHGARGREVMLTLKAAAEGRVALPIRGEAKARAIARAFGIDDPAKGLPELAGEIADILLEDLSRTVPGAHRTLQALAPPERLAVWKALDILPIGAYHEVFEALHRTGTGTDGDWENVMRQLLRCGLAFAWSSVLGSSIAMDILYGPPRRDRIAANLGALDPDTVNIAIHGHSPVLPMAIVTAADDPDLRALAAERGATGIRFYGICCSGLSSLYRHGGVSPLANAIGAELVLGTGALDLWIADVQDVYPGIMDVARCFHTRVVTTSDSCRLPGAEHIGFDHHHANLAEVHALARRIVRMGVDQFPLRRAANVFVPRQVMEAEIGFSVESITESFDGLPNLLEALADGRIHGIVNLVGCNNPKVLYEKTLCEVADALLAADCLILTNGCASFPLLKLGYCTETALERTGPGLRTLLAERGLPPVWHMGECLDNARASGLFRALADLAGRPIRDMPFAFASPEWSNEKGVGAALGFRLLGVPSYHCVPAPIGGSAAVSRFFHEDTAEMFGAAMVVEPRPHLLAERILDDLGRRRSMGSWSAVRTGNEGGARSGR; this is translated from the coding sequence ATGAGCTCACGGACTTCCAAGGATGCGCGCAAGGGATTCCCCACCAAGGCCGATGTCATGGCGCAGACCCCCGATCCGGCGGTGCGCCAGATGCTGGTGCAGATGGAGACGCTCGGCATCGAGACCGCCTTCGACCGCTTCGATGCGCAGAAGGCCCACTGCGGATTCGGGCTCGACGGCACCTGCTGCCGCATCTGCAACATGGGCCCATGCAAAGTAACGGCACGCAGCCCGCGCGGGGTATGCGGAGCGGATGCCGACCTGATCGTGGCACGCAACATCCTGCGCTGGGTCGCCGCCGGCGTCGCCTCGCACGGCGCGCGCGGACGCGAGGTCATGCTGACGCTCAAGGCCGCCGCCGAGGGACGCGTGGCCCTGCCGATCCGGGGCGAGGCCAAGGCGCGCGCCATCGCCCGCGCCTTCGGCATTGACGATCCGGCCAAGGGTCTGCCCGAACTCGCGGGCGAGATCGCCGACATCCTGCTGGAAGATCTGTCGCGCACCGTCCCCGGCGCGCACCGCACCCTCCAGGCGCTCGCGCCGCCGGAACGTCTCGCCGTCTGGAAGGCGCTCGATATCCTGCCGATCGGTGCCTATCACGAGGTCTTCGAGGCGCTACACCGCACCGGGACAGGCACCGACGGCGACTGGGAAAACGTCATGCGCCAACTGCTGCGCTGCGGACTTGCCTTCGCCTGGAGCAGCGTGCTCGGCTCCTCGATCGCCATGGACATCCTCTATGGCCCGCCGCGCCGCGACCGCATCGCCGCCAATCTCGGCGCACTCGACCCGGACACGGTCAATATCGCCATCCACGGTCATTCGCCGGTGCTGCCGATGGCGATCGTCACGGCGGCCGACGACCCGGATCTGCGCGCGCTTGCCGCCGAACGCGGTGCGACCGGTATCCGCTTCTACGGCATCTGCTGCTCGGGCCTCTCGTCGCTGTATCGTCACGGCGGCGTCAGTCCGCTGGCCAACGCCATCGGCGCCGAGCTGGTGCTGGGCACAGGCGCGCTCGATCTCTGGATCGCCGATGTCCAGGATGTCTATCCCGGCATCATGGACGTGGCGCGCTGCTTCCACACCCGCGTCGTGACCACCAGCGACTCCTGCCGCCTGCCGGGGGCCGAGCACATCGGCTTCGACCATCATCACGCGAACCTCGCCGAGGTCCATGCGCTGGCCCGCCGAATCGTGCGGATGGGCGTCGATCAATTCCCGCTGCGGCGTGCCGCCAACGTCTTCGTGCCGCGTCAGGTGATGGAGGCCGAGATCGGCTTCTCGGTCGAAAGCATCACAGAATCCTTCGACGGGCTGCCGAATCTGCTGGAGGCGCTGGCCGATGGCCGGATTCACGGCATCGTCAATCTGGTGGGCTGCAACAATCCCAAGGTGCTCTACGAAAAGACCCTGTGTGAGGTCGCCGATGCGTTGTTGGCAGCGGATTGTCTGATCCTCACCAACGGCTGCGCCTCCTTCCCGTTGCTCAAGCTCGGCTACTGCACCGAGACGGCGCTGGAGCGCACCGGCCCCGGTCTACGCACGCTGCTCGCGGAGCGCGGGCTGCCGCCGGTGTGGCACATGGGCGAGTGTCTCGACAACGCGCGCGCCTCGGGACTCTTTCGGGCGCTGGCCGATCTGGCCGGGCGACCGATCAGGGACATGCCCTTCGCCTTCGCCAGCCCGGAATGGAGTAATGAGAAAGGCGTGGGCGCGGCGCTTGGTTTCCGGCTGCTCGGTGTGCCCTCCTATCACTGCGTGCCCGCACCCATCGGCGGCTCGGCGGCGGTCTCGCGGTTCTTCCACGAGGACACGGCGGAGATGTTCGGCGCCGCGATGGTCGTGGAGCCCCGGCCGCACCTGCTCGCGGAACGTATCCTGGATGACCTGGGGCGCAGGCGATCGATGGGGTCTTGGTCCGCGGTGCGGACAGGCAATGAGGGGGGCGCGAGATCCGGACGATGA